CCAGCTTCAACTTCGTGAGCCGGCTGATGGAAGAGGAGGGCATTTTTTATTTCTTTAACCAGGGCTCGGCAGTGCCGGGACTGGTCATGGGCGATAACACGTCGGCTTACCTGGCCTCGCCCAACTCGCCCTTCGTTTATTAGTTTCTACGGGGATCATAGTGGGTAGAGATTGAGCTTTCCGCAGAAGAACAGGATACGAATCCGGTAGTTGTGAAAGTTGCGAAAGCCTCGGGCAGCGGACTTGAGACTCTGGATTTTCGAGTTCAGCCCCTCGGTTACG
This genomic interval from Verrucomicrobiia bacterium contains the following:
- a CDS encoding transposase, whose product is VTEGLNSKIQSLKSAARGFRNFHNYRIRILFFCGKLNLYPL